Below is a genomic region from Medicago truncatula cultivar Jemalong A17 chromosome 3, MtrunA17r5.0-ANR, whole genome shotgun sequence.
CAACTTTTTTGAGCTTTTATTAGGAAGTAACACACTCAATTTTCTGTGTCAGGTTATTGGTGGAGCAGTGATAGTGATACTGTTACCTCTGGTGGCACTAACTAAACAATCAGCTACATATGTATTCACAAACTTTGAATTAGCATCTGATACAACAGGAGTATCAAGCAAACCATATGCAGTGATTCTATCATTTCTTGTGAGCCAGTATTCCCTCTATGGATATGATGCTGCAGCACATTTAACTGAAGAAACTAAAGGTGCAGACAAGAATGGACCCATAGCAATACTTGGTAGTATTGGCATCATTTCAGTCTTTGGATGGGCTTACATCTTGGCACTTACATTCAGCATTCAGGTAATCATGTCTGAGAGGTATtagcaataaataaatatcttgAAGATATAGTCAAGGAATGAACACTTAGTCCCATAATGGATGAGACATGACCTGAAAATAAGTTTTGAAGTATGAGACATACTCACCATACAAGATTCATTGAGCCACCTACCATCGAGTCACTTGACATTAGGCCAACCaaaattctaagatggtatcaaagCTTGtcgtttttttttggaaaattagAACTCAATGCATTCCTTTGATAAGTAAACAGTGAAAACTCCTaacatatttgaatttttttgactcAAACTACACAATTTATGGCAGACGGGTGACAATTAACACCATTTTTCAACTATGATTCAGGATTTTGGTTACCTTTATGATCCAAACAATGAGACAGCTGGAGCATTTGTGCCAGCACAAATACTCTATGATGCATTCCATGGAAGATATCACAATTCCGCTGGAGCAATAGTTCTCCTATTTATCATTTGGGGTTCATTCTTCTTTGGTGGACTTTCAATCACTACAAGTGCCGCCAGAGTGGTAAGTACTAAACCTGTTTGGGCTGATTCATTcgagcttatctactgacataaatAGTTGCGAAACTATTTGTTAGAATTTATGACATCGTAtccataagctattttcagcttatttctataagctctccaggatagcttatgaaaacagtttgactttgttttattttttgttatagaaatagcttatacattaGTACTTATATGATAATCGCTTATGGTATTGTATACGGCGAGAAATGCCTCCTAACCAGTGTCTCAAATGAAACAATTTTCAGGTTTATGCCCTGTCAAGGGATAAGGGAGTTCCATTTTCATTCTTATGGCGGAAACTGCATCCAAAGCACAAGGTTCCTACAAATGCTGTATGGCTTTGTGCAGCAATCTGCATTCTTCTTGGTCTACCAATTTTGAAGGTAAATGTAGTTTTTACTGCAATAACTTCAATAGCCACAATTGGATGGGTTGGTGGTTATGCAGTTCCAATCTTTGCAAGAATGGTGATGCCTGAGAAAAACTTCAAGCCTGGACCTTTTTATTTGGGCAAGGCAAGCAGACCAACTTGCttgatagcatttctatggatttgtTACACATGTTCTGTATTCCTTTTGCCAACTCTTTATCCTATTACTTGGGATACTTTCAATTATGCACCTGTTGCTTTAGGGGTAGGTTTGGGTCTAATAATGCTTTGGTGGGTATTAGATGCAAGAAAATGGTTTAAGGGGCCAGTTAGGAATATTGATGCTCAAAATGGCAAAGTATAATTCTTGTAAAGTTTGAAGAATAATTGATGGAATATTCTTTATCTCATGCTTGTTACTTTTGACTTGTACATTCTATGGTCAACAATATTGTTTAAATTTTCATGTCAATATTCAGTCTTAATAGTTCAAAGAGGTCAGTAAGAAAAATATTTCACTTGCTTTTTTTATACttcttataatttcttaattaaaatattgatgCCGCCGATTATAGTTCATACATACTATGCCGCACGAGCACTTCAAATTAAAGTTGTGTCCGGTAATTGACAAGCATACTAGTGTCACTCTCACTTGTAACACTGCTCAACCATTCCTTTGCTTCCTCCACCTTAGCCTAAAAACATGCAAAAGTGCTCCTAGCATTATGTTCTTCTGATGTGGCCATGCTGATGCTATCTTTCCACCACATATCAAAAATCTCATATCTCCTCTCTCTACCATGTTGTATGTAACGGCCCTTGATTTTTTGCATCCCCTTCCCATAATATTCAGCAATATCTACTGGCTCAACAAGGAGTTTGTGGAAATGTGAAGCATTGATCCATTTACCTCTAATTACAAAGTCATTAGTTTGCTCATTTCTCCCCCAACGTGTTAATTACATTGTTCCAAAACATCAACGAAactagccactaaactacttgacaagAAAGTAGTCACTAAGCCCTTTTTAAGTTGTAATGTTTATTATATTAGTTTCTTGTGTACTATAGCAAGTAACAATGAAGGATGTCATGTTTGGTTTCTCTAATACCGAAATATGAAGTATCTAATGTTTTAGGAACTTGGTAAGGTTAGCAATATATACTGTGGATTAGGAGTGTAAGTGGTTCGAACAAAACCGAATTAAACCGAAAAAATATATGACcttgtttggttcggttcaaaaccgaaccgaaccaaccTAAATCGATTTAGTTTGGTTCAGTTCTcggtttttaattttgaaattcaaagaaCCTATGTTAACCTCACTCCCCATTTTAGTAATATTATCACTCCTGACACACACACTTATGATTAAGCTCAAAGGCCAACATAAAATACTCCATAATTCATTCACTTTCTCCCATCATCGTCTCATCTCATCATTCACACTCTATTTCGTTTCTACTAAAAAAGAACATTAGCCGCTACTTACACCTAACCCATCGTTCCTCACCTCTGTTGGGATCGTCCATCTCGTGTTAGTTATACAAAGTAGTTTGAAAAACAGAAAACATAGAAAACAAAgttctataaaatatttgaGTATGTTGTATGCataaaatacaaatttgtaaaaatatgaattttttaattgtattaccgaaccaatccaaatcaaaccaaaaaccTCTAGAAAAATTGTTTCCAGATACATCAGCCAACAACACATTATTAAACTTTATGTGACTGACTTGTGTAGTTGTATATCACATGTGTGCCATTAATCTTTCAATAATTCAATGCCAAAACACAAAACCATCAATCAAGaccacattcaaaatcaatatgcAACTTCAAGAGTTTCTAGTACTTTGgtagttgataaaaaaatttaaggatGTTTGTAATTTGTATCTTATGAGTAAATGTTCAAAAATTGGAAAGtagaaattttgtaaaaaaataaaaaataaaaaaaaatcaatttttaaacttttagtaAATTGAATTATTGACTTTGAAGTTAGCATTTGCCTAATTTTAATGTGTGAAGAACATGGTCAAATCCACAGCATGCCCAGGCCCGGCTATGTGTGTTGCAACAATAATTTGACACGTACACAGACTAATGGGGCAATGTATGGGACACATTTGGACATTTAGGGGTCAAAATTAGGACAATTATGtatgttatttcaaaaacctAATTTGTCACGTAGTATTTGATTCGAATGTAACCCCTAAATATTCAACATTCGTATCAAGCATTTATTCACATGCATTTGAGCTGTATTTTCTATTCATTGATGTATCCCTCCCTTGATAACTTTTGTAGTGGggttttgagtaaaaaaaaacttttattgtGAGGTTTGTCATGTTTCATAATGTCTCTGAAATTTCACGGTAGCCAACTTTTCTTTTGTTCCTAagtaattattgtttttgacaAGTGTGGTTGGAAATTTGCATAGATGTTCATCAGAGCAGGCTAGCACCGATTGAAGAAGGCAAGACttgatttttggtgtttgagCAGATATAAATAAGGGATAATCAAATGATGAAAGTTATAGAAGGATTTAAATGTATGTCTAGTTATCCAAATTCACGTAATGATACTGTTACAATGTTAGAAGCATTTAGTAATTAAAAAGAACAAGGCCACAGGAAAAAACATACAGACAGTAGCAATAAACACAAAAGCAAGACTTCCAAAACCACACCAACACCTCCACATGCAGCATGAATAGTTGAAACTTTGCAACTCCAATTATGACAATCTTCGGGTCCCCAAAGTACAACTTAATGACCTTTGTTATAACGTTAAGACAAATTGATCTAATCTGATCAGCATTCATTCGataaaaacaagagaaaataaatacatttatagTACCTCAAAACTcaacttatattttattcatatttcttTCTGTCAAACCAACACTCATTATGTCAATAAAGAAAgattatatgatttaatatGAACTTTTAGATAGTCTAACTTTccataaaatgtcaaaaatactTTAAAAGTTTATGATTATTAAATA
It encodes:
- the LOC11425555 gene encoding amino-acid permease BAT1 homolog codes for the protein MGTETSVVPEVTENIAMDSAEKRLNELGYKQELRREMTMFKTLAIAFSTMTLFTGITPLYGSSLLYAGPASLVWGWVVVCFFTWFVGIAMAEICSSFPTTGSLYFWAAHLAGPKWGPFSSWCCAWLETVGLIAGIGTQAYAGSQTLQSIILLSTGTNKGGGYFAPKWLFLCMYIGLTVIWAALNTFALEVIAFIDIISIWWQVIGGAVIVILLPLVALTKQSATYVFTNFELASDTTGVSSKPYAVILSFLVSQYSLYGYDAAAHLTEETKGADKNGPIAILGSIGIISVFGWAYILALTFSIQDFGYLYDPNNETAGAFVPAQILYDAFHGRYHNSAGAIVLLFIIWGSFFFGGLSITTSAARVVYALSRDKGVPFSFLWRKLHPKHKVPTNAVWLCAAICILLGLPILKVNVVFTAITSIATIGWVGGYAVPIFARMVMPEKNFKPGPFYLGKASRPTCLIAFLWICYTCSVFLLPTLYPITWDTFNYAPVALGVGLGLIMLWWVLDARKWFKGPVRNIDAQNGKV